The nucleotide sequence GTAGAAGGTGCAGCTTGACTTGCTGGAAATTGCAGGTAGAAAGATTTGGTTGAAGCCTTGAAGGATGGCCATCATACAGATGTGACAGCTAATATGAAGAGAAAAACTGAGAGTAAGACAGTACTCCTATTGGTCACAGCCAACTAACATCTGTCTTCAAAATTTTGATTCAAATTCCAAACTCTAGATCCCAGGTTATTTTTGTTTCCTGGAAGTAAGATCAAGACTGCCCTTGATTGACACAAACACCAAATGGGGCAGGAAGAGTCTAGACACATAAGTGGCTGAGAAAACAAACAGTCCATATGAATATTGTGCACAAACCACAAAGTAAATTCATGAGAAGCAATTACCTTGTTCCAAGCAAATTGAGGTGCTTGGAGAACTCGGCAGGAAGAAAGGTAGAGTAAACCTGGGGTTTTTCTCTGGCAAAGTACAAAGCTTCATCAGCACAGAGGTCCCCCACCTGTTCTGTACCATTGATGTATGCAGATGACGACTTCACCTTGCCATTGCTAATGTCAATGGCAACAATCCATACCTTATTATACATGTACGATGCTTGGTCATGCCCGATCATGAAGTAAATGACACTGGGCTCATACATGCTGATAACAGGGTACTCTAATGGGGTACGAGGAAGATGTGTGAGTCCACCAAACCCTATCTCACTGGATCTAATAGATGCATCCTGCTTCCACTTCATCACGCCGTTGCTTTCTGTTATTAGTGCCCAGGAGGTGATGGTGAAATCATCACTGGCAGGTTCAGTGGTTTCAAAAAACTCATCATTGCCATCGACAACTTTGACAAATTTCATAACCTCACCCTCTGTGACACCAACGGTGTGGTACGCCTCTACCCATGCTCGGCCCTTGTGTCCGGCCCATAATATGGGCAATTTAGCCGGGAGTTCCAGGTATAGGAGCTTGGGGCTCTCATTGAACACATCGCAGAACAAGATACCAAAGGAGTAATCAACCCAACACAGGTAACTCTTGAAGGGGATGACTGTGTGAGCATCAAAGTTCTTAAAGACCTCCTCCAAATCAAATTCCTTCACATCGTCGCAGGGTACGATGGGCGGATGCTTGACCTCCCAACTGCGAGAGATAGACGGGCACAGGACCTGGAGTTTAGGTGGCGCCCCGGACTCGGTGATCTCGAGCTGTGCGACGGCGACCTCATCCTCTCCGCGGCACAGGACGCCTAGGTCAAGGCACTTCAGCCTGCGCAAAAACTGATTCGTCATGACGTCAGCACTGGCCTTGATTTGGTCCTGGACCTGGGCAATGGTCCCGTCAAGAGGGGGTAGCCGCTGTAGAGACGGCGGAGAGCCACCACCGGCGGTatagtagaggaagtagtcgatcATCGGGATGGTGTTCTCGTAGCCTGGCACAAGGATAGGATA is from Triticum aestivum cultivar Chinese Spring chromosome 1B, IWGSC CS RefSeq v2.1, whole genome shotgun sequence and encodes:
- the LOC123123061 gene encoding uncharacterized protein, whose translation is MSYPILVPGYENTIPMIDYFLYYTAGGGSPPSLQRLPPLDGTIAQVQDQIKASADVMTNQFLRRLKCLDLGVLCRGEDEVAVAQLEITESGAPPKLQVLCPSISRSWEVKHPPIVPCDDVKEFDLEEVFKNFDAHTVIPFKSYLCWVDYSFGILFCDVFNESPKLLYLELPAKLPILWAGHKGRAWVEAYHTVGVTEGEVMKFVKVVDGNDEFFETTEPASDDFTITSWALITESNGVMKWKQDASIRSSEIGFGGLTHLPRTPLEYPVISMYEPSVIYFMIGHDQASYMYNKVWIVAIDISNGKVKSSSAYINGTEQVGDLCADEALYFAREKPQVYSTFLPAEFSKHLNLLGTRTGLLQGGSDQAIGIAVPEKKRKLM